The following coding sequences are from one Macaca mulatta isolate MMU2019108-1 chromosome 7, T2T-MMU8v2.0, whole genome shotgun sequence window:
- the SEMA4B gene encoding semaphorin-4B isoform X2 has protein sequence MGPRSWLAAPWGALPPRPPLLLLLLLLLLQPPPPTWALSPRISLPLGSEERPFLRFEAENISNYTALLLSRDGRTLYVGAREALFALNSNLSFLPGGEYQELLWSADAEKKQQCSFKGKDPQRDCQNYIKILLPLSSSHLFTCGTAAFSPMCTYINVENFTLARDEKGNVLLEDGKGRCPFDPNFKSTALVVDGELYTGTVSSFQGNDPAISRSQSLRPTKTESSLNWLQDPAFVASAYIPESLGSLQGDDDKIYFFFSETGQEFEFFENTIVSRIARICKGDEGGERVLQQRWTSFLKAQLLCSRPDDGFPFNVLQDVFTLSPSPQDWRDTLFYGVFTSQWQRGTTEGSAVCVFTMKDVQRVFSGLYKEVNRETQQWYTVTHPVPTPRPGACITNSARERKINSSLQLPDRVLNFLKDHFLMDGQVRSRMLLLQPQARYQRVAVHRVPGLHHAYDVLFLGTGDGRLHKAVSVGPRVHIIEELQIFSSGQPVQNLLLDTHRGLLYAASHSGVVQVPVANCSLYRSCGDCLLARDPYCAWSGSSCKHVSLYQPELATRPWIQDIEGANAKDLCSISSVVSLSFVPTGEKPCKQVQFQPNTVNTLACPLLSNLATRLWLHNGAPINASASCHVLPTGDLLLVGTQQLGEFQCWSLEEGFQQLVASYCPEVVEDGVADQTDQRGSVPVIISTSRVSAPAGGQASWGADKSYWKEFLVMCTLFVLAVLFPVLFLLYRHRNSMKVFLKQGECASVHPKTCPVVLPPETRPLNGLGPPSTPLDHRGYQALSDSPPGARVFTESEKRPLSIQDSFVEVSPVCPRPRVRLGSEIRDSVV, from the exons ATGGGCCCGAGGAGCTGGCTCGCCGCCCCATGGGGCGCGCTGCCGCCTCGGCCAccgctgctgctcctgctgctgctgcttctgctgcagCCGCCACCTCCGACCTGGGCGCTCAGCCCCCGGATCAGCCTGCCGCTGG GCTCTGAAGAGCGGCCATTCCTTAGATTCGAAGCCGAAAACATCTCCAACTACACGGCCCTTCTGCTGAGCAGGGATGGCAGGACCCTGTACGTGGGCGCTCGCGAGGCCCTCTTTGCACTCAATagcaacctcagcttcctgccAGGCGGGGAGTACCAAGAG CTGCTCTGGAGTGCAGACGCAGAGAAGAAACAGCAGTGCAGCTTCAAGGGCAAGGACCCACAG CGTGACTGTCAAAACTACATCAAGATCCTCCTGCCACTCAGCAGCAGTCACCTGTTCACCTGTGGCACAGCAGCCTTCAGCCCCATGTGCACCTACATT AACGTGGAGAACTTCACCCTGGCAAGGGACGAGAAGGGGAATGTCCTCCTGGAAGATGGCAAGGGCCGTTGTCCCTTCGACCCGAATTTCAAGTCCACGGCCCTGGTGGTTG ATGGCGAGCTCTACACTGGAACAGTCAGCAGCTTCCAAGGGAATGACCCGGCCATCTCCCGGAGCCAAAGCCTTCGCCCCACCAAGACTGAGAGCTCCCTCAACTGGCTGCAAG ACCCAGCTTTTGTGGCCTCAGCCTACATTCCTGAGAGCCTGGGCAGCTTGCAAGGCGATGATGACAAGATCTACTTTTTCTTCAGCGAGACTGGCCAGgaatttgagttctttgagaacaCCATCGTGTCCCGCATTGCCCGCATCTGCAAG GGTGATGAGGGTGGAGAGCGGGTGCTGCAGCAGCGCTGGACCTCCTTCCTCAAGGCCCAACTGCTGTGCTCACGGCCCGACGATGGCTTCCCCTTCAATGTGCTGCAGGACGTCTTCACCCTGAGCCCCAGCCCCCAGGACTGGCGTGACACCCTTTTCTATGGAGTCTTCACTTCCCAGTG GCAAAGGGGAACTACAGAAGGCTCTGCCGTCTGTGTCTTCACCATGAAGGACGTGCAGAGGGTCTTCAGTGGCCTCTACAAGGAGGTGAACCGTGAGACGCAGCAGTGGTACACCGTGACCCACCCGGTGCCCACACCCCGGCCTGGAGCG TGCATCACCAACAGTGCCCGGGAAAGGAAGATCAACTCGTCCCTGCAGCTCCCAGACCGTGTGCTGAACTTCCTCAAGGACCACTTCCTGATGGACGGGCAGGTCCGAAGCCGCATGTTGCTGCTGCAGCCCCAGGCTCGCTACCAGCGCGTGGCTGTACACCGCGTCCCTGGCCTGCACCACGCCTACGATGTCCTCTTCCTGGGCACTG GTGACGGCCGGCTACACAAGGCGGTGAGCGTGGGCCCGCGGGTGCACATCATCGAGGAGCTGCAGATCTTCTCATCGGGACAGCCGGTGCAGAATCTGCTCCTGGACACCCACAGG GGGCTGCTGTATGCGGCCTCACACTCGGGCGTAGTACAGGTGCCTGTGGCCAACTGCAGCCTGTACCGGAGCTGTGGGGACTGCCTCCTCGCCCGGGACCCCTACTGTGCTTGGAGCGGCTCCAGCTGCAAGCACGTCAGTCTCTACCAGCCTGAGCTGGCCACCAG GCCATGGATCCAGGACATCGAGGGAGCCAATGCCAAGGACCTTTGCAGCATCTCTTCGGTTGTGTCCCTGTCTTTTGTACCAACAG GTGAGAAACCATGTAAGCAAGTCCAATTCCAGCCCAACACAGTGAACACTTTGGCCTGCCCACTCCTCTCCAACCTGGCGACTCGACTCTGGCTGCACAACGGGGCCCCTATCAATGCCTCGGCTTCCTGCCATGTGCTACCCACTGGGGACCTGCTGCTGGTGGGCACCCAACAGCTGGGGGAGTTCCAGTGCTGGTCGCTAGAGGAGGGCTTCCAACAGCTGGTAGCCAGCTACTGCCCAGAGGTGGTAGAGGACGGGGTGGCAGACCAAACAGATCAGCGTGGCAGTGTACCCGTCATCATCAGCACATCGCGTGTGAGTGCACCAGCCGGTGGCCAGGCCAGCTGGGGTGCAGACAAGTCCTACTGGAAGGAGTTCCTGGTGATGTGCACACTCTTTGTGCTAGCCGTGCTGTTCCCAGTTTTATTCTTGCTCTACCGGCACCGGAACAGCATGAAAGTCTTCCTGAAGCAGGGGGAATGTGCCAGCGTGCACCCTAAGACCTGCCCTGTGGTGCTGCCCCCCGAGACCCGCCCACTCAATGGCCTAGGCCCCCCTAGCACCCCACTTGATCACCGAGGGTACCAGGCCCTGTCAGACAGCCCCCCGGGGGCCCGAGTCTTCACCGAGTCAGAGAAGAGGCCACTCAGCATCCAAGACAGCTTCGTGGAGGTATCCCCGGTGTGCCCCCGGCCCCGAGTCCGCCTTGGCTCAGAGATCCGTGACTCTGTGGTGTGA
- the SEMA4B gene encoding semaphorin-4B isoform X3, giving the protein MGPRSWLAAPWGALPPRPPLLLLLLLLLLQPPPPTWALSPRISLPLGSEERPFLRFEAENISNYTALLLSRDGRTLYVGAREALFALNSNLSFLPGGEYQELLWSADAEKKQQCSFKGKDPQRDCQNYIKILLPLSSSHLFTCGTAAFSPMCTYINVENFTLARDEKGNVLLEDGKGRCPFDPNFKSTALVVDGELYTGTVSSFQGNDPAISRSQSLRPTKTESSLNWLQDPAFVASAYIPESLGSLQGDDDKIYFFFSETGQEFEFFENTIVSRIARICKGDEGGERVLQQRWTSFLKAQLLCSRPDDGFPFNVLQDVFTLSPSPQDWRDTLFYGVFTSQWQRGTTEGSAVCVFTMKDVQRVFSGLYKEVNRETQQWYTVTHPVPTPRPGACITNSARERKINSSLQLPDRVLNFLKDHFLMDGQVRSRMLLLQPQARYQRVAVHRVPGLHHAYDVLFLGTGDGRLHKAVSVGPRVHIIEELQIFSSGQPVQNLLLDTHRGLLYAASHSGVVQVPVANCSLYRSCGDCLLARDPYCAWSGSSCKHVSLYQPELATRILSGPQAMDPGHRGSQCQGPLQHLFGCVPVFCTNR; this is encoded by the exons ATGGGCCCGAGGAGCTGGCTCGCCGCCCCATGGGGCGCGCTGCCGCCTCGGCCAccgctgctgctcctgctgctgctgcttctgctgcagCCGCCACCTCCGACCTGGGCGCTCAGCCCCCGGATCAGCCTGCCGCTGG GCTCTGAAGAGCGGCCATTCCTTAGATTCGAAGCCGAAAACATCTCCAACTACACGGCCCTTCTGCTGAGCAGGGATGGCAGGACCCTGTACGTGGGCGCTCGCGAGGCCCTCTTTGCACTCAATagcaacctcagcttcctgccAGGCGGGGAGTACCAAGAG CTGCTCTGGAGTGCAGACGCAGAGAAGAAACAGCAGTGCAGCTTCAAGGGCAAGGACCCACAG CGTGACTGTCAAAACTACATCAAGATCCTCCTGCCACTCAGCAGCAGTCACCTGTTCACCTGTGGCACAGCAGCCTTCAGCCCCATGTGCACCTACATT AACGTGGAGAACTTCACCCTGGCAAGGGACGAGAAGGGGAATGTCCTCCTGGAAGATGGCAAGGGCCGTTGTCCCTTCGACCCGAATTTCAAGTCCACGGCCCTGGTGGTTG ATGGCGAGCTCTACACTGGAACAGTCAGCAGCTTCCAAGGGAATGACCCGGCCATCTCCCGGAGCCAAAGCCTTCGCCCCACCAAGACTGAGAGCTCCCTCAACTGGCTGCAAG ACCCAGCTTTTGTGGCCTCAGCCTACATTCCTGAGAGCCTGGGCAGCTTGCAAGGCGATGATGACAAGATCTACTTTTTCTTCAGCGAGACTGGCCAGgaatttgagttctttgagaacaCCATCGTGTCCCGCATTGCCCGCATCTGCAAG GGTGATGAGGGTGGAGAGCGGGTGCTGCAGCAGCGCTGGACCTCCTTCCTCAAGGCCCAACTGCTGTGCTCACGGCCCGACGATGGCTTCCCCTTCAATGTGCTGCAGGACGTCTTCACCCTGAGCCCCAGCCCCCAGGACTGGCGTGACACCCTTTTCTATGGAGTCTTCACTTCCCAGTG GCAAAGGGGAACTACAGAAGGCTCTGCCGTCTGTGTCTTCACCATGAAGGACGTGCAGAGGGTCTTCAGTGGCCTCTACAAGGAGGTGAACCGTGAGACGCAGCAGTGGTACACCGTGACCCACCCGGTGCCCACACCCCGGCCTGGAGCG TGCATCACCAACAGTGCCCGGGAAAGGAAGATCAACTCGTCCCTGCAGCTCCCAGACCGTGTGCTGAACTTCCTCAAGGACCACTTCCTGATGGACGGGCAGGTCCGAAGCCGCATGTTGCTGCTGCAGCCCCAGGCTCGCTACCAGCGCGTGGCTGTACACCGCGTCCCTGGCCTGCACCACGCCTACGATGTCCTCTTCCTGGGCACTG GTGACGGCCGGCTACACAAGGCGGTGAGCGTGGGCCCGCGGGTGCACATCATCGAGGAGCTGCAGATCTTCTCATCGGGACAGCCGGTGCAGAATCTGCTCCTGGACACCCACAGG GGGCTGCTGTATGCGGCCTCACACTCGGGCGTAGTACAGGTGCCTGTGGCCAACTGCAGCCTGTACCGGAGCTGTGGGGACTGCCTCCTCGCCCGGGACCCCTACTGTGCTTGGAGCGGCTCCAGCTGCAAGCACGTCAGTCTCTACCAGCCTGAGCTGGCCACCAG AATTCTCTCTGGTCCTCAGGCCATGGATCCAGGACATCGAGGGAGCCAATGCCAAGGACCTTTGCAGCATCTCTTCGGTTGTGTCCCTGTCTTTTGTACCAACAG GTGA
- the CIB1 gene encoding calcium and integrin-binding protein 1 isoform X2, translating into MGGSGSRLSKELLAEYQDLTFLTKQEILLAHRRFCELLPQEQRSVEQSLLAQVPFEQILSLPELKANPFKERICRVFSTSPTRDSLSFEDFLDLLSVFSDTATPDIKSHYAFRIFDFDDDGTLNREDLSRLVNCLTGEGEDTRLSASEMKQLIDNILEESDIDRDGTINLSEFQHVISRSPDFASSFKIVL; encoded by the exons ATGGGGGGCTCGGGCAGTCGCCTGTCCAAGGAGCTGCTGGCCGAGTACCAG GACTTGACGTTCCTGACGAAGCAGGAGATCCTCTT AGCCCACAGGCGGTTTTGTGAGCTGCTTCCCCAGGAGCAGCGGAGCGTGGAGCAGTCACTTCTGGCACAAGTGCCCTTCGAGCAGATTCTCAGCCTTCCAGAGCTCAAG GCCAACCCCTTCAAGGAGCGAATCTGCAGGGTCTTCTCCACCTCCCCAACCAGAGACAGCCTTAGCTTTGAGGACTTCCTGGACCTCCTCAGTGTGTTCAGTGACACAGCCACGCCGGACATCAAGTCCCATTATGCCTTCCGCATCTTCG ACTTTGATGATGATGGAACCTTGAACAGAGAAGACCTGAGCCGGCTGGTGAACTGCCTCACGGGAGAGGGCGAGGACACACGGCTTAGTGCATCTGAGATGAAGCAGCTCATCGACAAT ATCCTGGAGGAGTCTGACATTGACAGGGATGGAACCATCAACCTCTCTGAGTTCCAGCACGTCATCTCCCGTTCTCCAGACTTTGCCAG CTCCTTTAAGATTGTCCTGTGA
- the SEMA4B gene encoding semaphorin-4B isoform X1 has product MGPRSWLAAPWGALPPRPPLLLLLLLLLLQPPPPTWALSPRISLPLGSEERPFLRFEAENISNYTALLLSRDGRTLYVGAREALFALNSNLSFLPGGEYQELLWSADAEKKQQCSFKGKDPQRDCQNYIKILLPLSSSHLFTCGTAAFSPMCTYINVENFTLARDEKGNVLLEDGKGRCPFDPNFKSTALVVDGELYTGTVSSFQGNDPAISRSQSLRPTKTESSLNWLQDPAFVASAYIPESLGSLQGDDDKIYFFFSETGQEFEFFENTIVSRIARICKGDEGGERVLQQRWTSFLKAQLLCSRPDDGFPFNVLQDVFTLSPSPQDWRDTLFYGVFTSQWQRGTTEGSAVCVFTMKDVQRVFSGLYKEVNRETQQWYTVTHPVPTPRPGACITNSARERKINSSLQLPDRVLNFLKDHFLMDGQVRSRMLLLQPQARYQRVAVHRVPGLHHAYDVLFLGTGDGRLHKAVSVGPRVHIIEELQIFSSGQPVQNLLLDTHRVSRPRRNPGRGLLYAASHSGVVQVPVANCSLYRSCGDCLLARDPYCAWSGSSCKHVSLYQPELATRPWIQDIEGANAKDLCSISSVVSLSFVPTGEKPCKQVQFQPNTVNTLACPLLSNLATRLWLHNGAPINASASCHVLPTGDLLLVGTQQLGEFQCWSLEEGFQQLVASYCPEVVEDGVADQTDQRGSVPVIISTSRVSAPAGGQASWGADKSYWKEFLVMCTLFVLAVLFPVLFLLYRHRNSMKVFLKQGECASVHPKTCPVVLPPETRPLNGLGPPSTPLDHRGYQALSDSPPGARVFTESEKRPLSIQDSFVEVSPVCPRPRVRLGSEIRDSVV; this is encoded by the exons ATGGGCCCGAGGAGCTGGCTCGCCGCCCCATGGGGCGCGCTGCCGCCTCGGCCAccgctgctgctcctgctgctgctgcttctgctgcagCCGCCACCTCCGACCTGGGCGCTCAGCCCCCGGATCAGCCTGCCGCTGG GCTCTGAAGAGCGGCCATTCCTTAGATTCGAAGCCGAAAACATCTCCAACTACACGGCCCTTCTGCTGAGCAGGGATGGCAGGACCCTGTACGTGGGCGCTCGCGAGGCCCTCTTTGCACTCAATagcaacctcagcttcctgccAGGCGGGGAGTACCAAGAG CTGCTCTGGAGTGCAGACGCAGAGAAGAAACAGCAGTGCAGCTTCAAGGGCAAGGACCCACAG CGTGACTGTCAAAACTACATCAAGATCCTCCTGCCACTCAGCAGCAGTCACCTGTTCACCTGTGGCACAGCAGCCTTCAGCCCCATGTGCACCTACATT AACGTGGAGAACTTCACCCTGGCAAGGGACGAGAAGGGGAATGTCCTCCTGGAAGATGGCAAGGGCCGTTGTCCCTTCGACCCGAATTTCAAGTCCACGGCCCTGGTGGTTG ATGGCGAGCTCTACACTGGAACAGTCAGCAGCTTCCAAGGGAATGACCCGGCCATCTCCCGGAGCCAAAGCCTTCGCCCCACCAAGACTGAGAGCTCCCTCAACTGGCTGCAAG ACCCAGCTTTTGTGGCCTCAGCCTACATTCCTGAGAGCCTGGGCAGCTTGCAAGGCGATGATGACAAGATCTACTTTTTCTTCAGCGAGACTGGCCAGgaatttgagttctttgagaacaCCATCGTGTCCCGCATTGCCCGCATCTGCAAG GGTGATGAGGGTGGAGAGCGGGTGCTGCAGCAGCGCTGGACCTCCTTCCTCAAGGCCCAACTGCTGTGCTCACGGCCCGACGATGGCTTCCCCTTCAATGTGCTGCAGGACGTCTTCACCCTGAGCCCCAGCCCCCAGGACTGGCGTGACACCCTTTTCTATGGAGTCTTCACTTCCCAGTG GCAAAGGGGAACTACAGAAGGCTCTGCCGTCTGTGTCTTCACCATGAAGGACGTGCAGAGGGTCTTCAGTGGCCTCTACAAGGAGGTGAACCGTGAGACGCAGCAGTGGTACACCGTGACCCACCCGGTGCCCACACCCCGGCCTGGAGCG TGCATCACCAACAGTGCCCGGGAAAGGAAGATCAACTCGTCCCTGCAGCTCCCAGACCGTGTGCTGAACTTCCTCAAGGACCACTTCCTGATGGACGGGCAGGTCCGAAGCCGCATGTTGCTGCTGCAGCCCCAGGCTCGCTACCAGCGCGTGGCTGTACACCGCGTCCCTGGCCTGCACCACGCCTACGATGTCCTCTTCCTGGGCACTG GTGACGGCCGGCTACACAAGGCGGTGAGCGTGGGCCCGCGGGTGCACATCATCGAGGAGCTGCAGATCTTCTCATCGGGACAGCCGGTGCAGAATCTGCTCCTGGACACCCACAGGGTGAGCAGGCCAAGGAGGAATCCTGGCAGG GGGCTGCTGTATGCGGCCTCACACTCGGGCGTAGTACAGGTGCCTGTGGCCAACTGCAGCCTGTACCGGAGCTGTGGGGACTGCCTCCTCGCCCGGGACCCCTACTGTGCTTGGAGCGGCTCCAGCTGCAAGCACGTCAGTCTCTACCAGCCTGAGCTGGCCACCAG GCCATGGATCCAGGACATCGAGGGAGCCAATGCCAAGGACCTTTGCAGCATCTCTTCGGTTGTGTCCCTGTCTTTTGTACCAACAG GTGAGAAACCATGTAAGCAAGTCCAATTCCAGCCCAACACAGTGAACACTTTGGCCTGCCCACTCCTCTCCAACCTGGCGACTCGACTCTGGCTGCACAACGGGGCCCCTATCAATGCCTCGGCTTCCTGCCATGTGCTACCCACTGGGGACCTGCTGCTGGTGGGCACCCAACAGCTGGGGGAGTTCCAGTGCTGGTCGCTAGAGGAGGGCTTCCAACAGCTGGTAGCCAGCTACTGCCCAGAGGTGGTAGAGGACGGGGTGGCAGACCAAACAGATCAGCGTGGCAGTGTACCCGTCATCATCAGCACATCGCGTGTGAGTGCACCAGCCGGTGGCCAGGCCAGCTGGGGTGCAGACAAGTCCTACTGGAAGGAGTTCCTGGTGATGTGCACACTCTTTGTGCTAGCCGTGCTGTTCCCAGTTTTATTCTTGCTCTACCGGCACCGGAACAGCATGAAAGTCTTCCTGAAGCAGGGGGAATGTGCCAGCGTGCACCCTAAGACCTGCCCTGTGGTGCTGCCCCCCGAGACCCGCCCACTCAATGGCCTAGGCCCCCCTAGCACCCCACTTGATCACCGAGGGTACCAGGCCCTGTCAGACAGCCCCCCGGGGGCCCGAGTCTTCACCGAGTCAGAGAAGAGGCCACTCAGCATCCAAGACAGCTTCGTGGAGGTATCCCCGGTGTGCCCCCGGCCCCGAGTCCGCCTTGGCTCAGAGATCCGTGACTCTGTGGTGTGA
- the GDPGP1 gene encoding GDP-D-glucose phosphorylase 1 isoform X1 yields MALPHDSNETSYLLPPNNEDWDRQAIPDFVYGQKDLMAEGIQWPRNAPGVLEALPQSPFDAALCSAWKQRVELGLFRYRLRELQTQILPGVVGFVAQLNVERGVQRRRPQTIKSVRQAFDPEQFNFNKIQPGEVLFRLHREPDLPGTLLQEDILVVINVSPLEWGHVLLVPEPARGLPQRLLPGALRAGIEAVLLSLHPGFRVGFNSLGGLASVNHLHLHGYYLAHRLPVEQAPSEPLDPGGHLHLLQGLPAPGFLFYTRGPGLDLESLICRVCRATDYLTDHEIAHNLFVTRGAPPGKTSPSSALTGVRVILWARKSCFGIKDGEAFNVALCELAGHLPVKTSQDFSSLTEAAAVALIQDCRLPPSQAEEVQAALVALMSQKEQ; encoded by the coding sequence ATGGCTCTTCCACATGATTCAAACGAAACTTCCTATTTGCTACCTCCAAACAATGAGGACTGGGACCGGCAAGCCATTCCTGACTTTGTTTATGGGCAGAAGGatctcatggcagaagggattCAGTGGCCAAGGAATGCACCTGGCGTCCTGGAAGCTCTGCCACAGTCTCCGTTTGATGCTGCACTCTGCTCTGCCTGGAAGCAGCGGGTGGAGCTGGGGCTGTTTCGCTACCGCCTACGGGAGCTACAGACACAAATCCTCCCTGGTGTGGTGGGTTTCGTGGCTCAGCTGAATGTGGAGCGTGGTGTGCAGAGGAGGCGCCCACAGACCATCAAGAGCGTGAGGCAGGCATTTGACCCTGAACAGTTCAACTTCAACAAGATCCAGCCCGGAGAAGTCCTCTTCCGTTTGCACCGGGAGCCTGATCTCCCTGGGACTCTCCTGCAAGAGGATATCCTTGTGGTGATCAACGTCAGCCCCTTGGAGTGGGGCCACGTGCTGCTGGTGCCTGAGCCTGCCCGCGGGCTCCCCCAGCGCCTGCTGCCCGGTGCACTGAGGGCGGGGATTGAAGCTGTACTGCTGAGCTTACACCCGGGCTTCCGTGTGGGCTTCAACAGCCTGGGAGGCTTGGCCTCCGTGAACCACCTCCACCTACATGGCTATTACCTGGCCCACAGACTGCCCGTGGAGCAGGCGCCAAGCGAGCCCCTGGACCCTGGAGGCCATTTGCATCTGCTCCAGGGCCTCCCAGCTCCGGGCTTCCTCTTTTACACTCGTGGGCCAGGGCTGGACTTGGAGTCCTTGATATGCAGGGTATGTCGGGCCACTGATTATCTGACTGACCATGAGATTGCACATAACTTGTTTGTGACCCGGGGAGCTCCGCCAGGAAAGACATCACCTTCCTCAGCCCTCACAGGGGTCCGAGTAATTCTGTGGGCCCGGAAGTCCTGCTTTGGGATAAAGGATGGTGAGGCTTTCAACGTTGCCCTCTGTGAGCTGGCTGGGCACCTCCCTGTCAAAACATCCCAGGACTTTAGCAGCCTGACAGAGGCAGCTGCTGTGGCCCTCATTCAGGACTGTCGGCTGCCCCCATCCCAGGCAGAAGAGGTACAGGCAGCACTGGTGGCCCTGATGTCCCAGAAAGAGCAATAA
- the CIB1 gene encoding calcium and integrin-binding protein 1 isoform X1, translating to MGGSGSRLSKELLAEYQDLTFLTKQEILFSVHVVLAPHLVDNEQQARSGNEHTGKPIAENTDSSPLSTRAHRRFCELLPQEQRSVEQSLLAQVPFEQILSLPELKANPFKERICRVFSTSPTRDSLSFEDFLDLLSVFSDTATPDIKSHYAFRIFDFDDDGTLNREDLSRLVNCLTGEGEDTRLSASEMKQLIDNILEESDIDRDGTINLSEFQHVISRSPDFASSFKIVL from the exons ATGGGGGGCTCGGGCAGTCGCCTGTCCAAGGAGCTGCTGGCCGAGTACCAG GACTTGACGTTCCTGACGAAGCAGGAGATCCTCTT TTCTGTGCATGTGGTTTTAGCTCCTCACCTGGTTGATAATGAGCAGCAGGCAAGGAGTGGGAATGAACACACAGGGAAACCAATCGCTGAGAACACCGACAGTTCCCCTCTCTCTACCAGAGCCCACAGGCGGTTTTGTGAGCTGCTTCCCCAGGAGCAGCGGAGCGTGGAGCAGTCACTTCTGGCACAAGTGCCCTTCGAGCAGATTCTCAGCCTTCCAGAGCTCAAG GCCAACCCCTTCAAGGAGCGAATCTGCAGGGTCTTCTCCACCTCCCCAACCAGAGACAGCCTTAGCTTTGAGGACTTCCTGGACCTCCTCAGTGTGTTCAGTGACACAGCCACGCCGGACATCAAGTCCCATTATGCCTTCCGCATCTTCG ACTTTGATGATGATGGAACCTTGAACAGAGAAGACCTGAGCCGGCTGGTGAACTGCCTCACGGGAGAGGGCGAGGACACACGGCTTAGTGCATCTGAGATGAAGCAGCTCATCGACAAT ATCCTGGAGGAGTCTGACATTGACAGGGATGGAACCATCAACCTCTCTGAGTTCCAGCACGTCATCTCCCGTTCTCCAGACTTTGCCAG CTCCTTTAAGATTGTCCTGTGA